AATAACTGGGATGAAACATAGGAAATATCTTTATCTCACCAATCCAATCAAACCACTGACCTCGAAGTTTAGTAATTCCCTGAGTAGTTTCTAATAAATGTTGTGTGGGGATATTGCCCAGGGTAACGATAATTTTGGGATTGATTAAAGCGATCTGGGTTTCCAAATAAGGAAGACAAGTTTCTATCTCGCTTTTAGAAGGATTGCGATTAGCAGGTGGTCGGCATTTTAACATATTCGTTATAAATATATCCCCTCTTTTAATGTCAACTGATTGTAAAATTTTAGTTAACAGTTGTCCAGCTTTACCCACAAAAGGTTTACCCTTGAGGTCTTCCTCTTCTCCCGGAGCTTCTCCGATAAACATTACCTTGGATTTTGCATTTCCTTCCCCGGGAACAACCTTGGTACGAGAAAGATACAAAGGACATTTTTCACAATTTTTACATTCTTCTGCTACTTCTTCTATGGAAAGTGGGTTGAAATTTTCTGACATCAATTCTAATCCCCATTAATTTGATTATTAAAGTAAATATTAATAAAATAATTATTATGGATTATTTGATATAATTCTTATCTTTTAATTATTGTAATTTTACCATTTTTAAA
This is a stretch of genomic DNA from Candidatus Atribacteria bacterium. It encodes these proteins:
- a CDS encoding uracil-DNA glycosylase; protein product: MSENFNPLSIEEVAEECKNCEKCPLYLSRTKVVPGEGNAKSKVMFIGEAPGEEEDLKGKPFVGKAGQLLTKILQSVDIKRGDIFITNMLKCRPPANRNPSKSEIETCLPYLETQIALINPKIIVTLGNIPTQHLLETTQGITKLRGQWFDWIGEIKIFPMFHPSYLLRNEATFPGSPKELTWKDIKTLKKALDEL